The Acidobacteriota bacterium region TCCGGTCAAAGCGATGAACGGCGGCGAAGTCATTCTGGCGCGCGATATGTTTTTTGAAGGCGGCCTGGTGGTGGTTGACCACGGGCACGGATTGATGACGTTGTACATGCACTTGTCCCAACTCAAAGCCAAAGCAGGCGACCGCGTTGCCAAAGGACAAGTTATCGCGCTGAGCGGCGCGACAGGGCGCGTGACTTCAGAACATCTGCACGTCGCCGTTCGCTGGCAGGGAGCGTACCTGGATCCGGCGACGTTGCTGACAATGAATTTACCCGAGTAAATAGGAGAGTTATTAACTTGCAAATCCGCAATCCGATTGTTGTCGCTTTGGATGTTGAAACTGCTGAACAGGCGCTCACGCTGGTCGAACGGTTGCGCGGCACGGTGGGAATGTTCAAAGTCGGCAAACAGCTATTCACCGCCGCCGGGCCGGACATTGTCCGGCGAATCATGGGAATGGGCGAGCAGGTGTTTCTTGACCTGAAATTTCACGACATCCCAAACACCGTCGCCAAAGCCGGGATCGAAGCGGCCCGGTTAGGCGTCAGCATTTTCAACGTTCATGCGATGGGCGGATCGAAAATGATGCGCGCCGTGGCCGATGCCGTCAGCGAAACCGCCAAACGTGAAGGAATTGCGCGGCCTTTGATTTTGGGCGTGACGGTGTTGACCAGCCAGACACAAGAATCATTGAGTGAGGTCGGAATTGAGCGGCGGCTGGAAGATGAGGTGGTTGCGTTGGCGCAACTCTGTGAAAAGTCTGGCATTAATGGGGTGGTCGCTTCGCCGCAAGAGATTGTGCCAATCCGAAAAGCAGTGGATAATCCCGGCTTCGTGATTCTGACGCCGGGCGTTCGACCCGCAGGCGCGGCGCTCAATGATCAAAGCCGCGTCATGACTCCGGGCGAAGCGATCAAAGCCGGAGCTACTTTTTTAGTCGTGGGACGCCCCATCACCGCAGCGGATGATCCGGTGATGGCGGCACAAAAGATTTTGGAAGAAATCAAACCAGCATCCGCGTAAATATCCAAGTGGAAGTGGGGTTGCAAAGTCGTTACACATCTGTCGCCTCAAATGCGTGCCTGCTCAACCAAATCCACACGATGACTCGATGGCGGTGAGTCTGCCCTCCCGAAATCGCCGTAAGATTTTCAGTTGTAAGGCGGAATAATTTAGATGTCGTTTTATAAAGTCGCTCGCAAAATTGTCGTTGGTTTGTTCACCATCGCCGCACTCGGTTACGGCTGGACGCTGTATGCTTACCAGCAACAGGGAAAACTGACGCCTCCTCCCAAACCTGCGGATTCCAAACCTTTTTCCGGGCCAAATAATCCTTCCTCTTTGCCCGGCGTAGTAACGCCGACAAATGC contains the following coding sequences:
- the pyrF gene encoding orotidine-5'-phosphate decarboxylase codes for the protein MNLQIRNPIVVALDVETAEQALTLVERLRGTVGMFKVGKQLFTAAGPDIVRRIMGMGEQVFLDLKFHDIPNTVAKAGIEAARLGVSIFNVHAMGGSKMMRAVADAVSETAKREGIARPLILGVTVLTSQTQESLSEVGIERRLEDEVVALAQLCEKSGINGVVASPQEIVPIRKAVDNPGFVILTPGVRPAGAALNDQSRVMTPGEAIKAGATFLVVGRPITAADDPVMAAQKILEEIKPASA